A genomic segment from Chthoniobacterales bacterium encodes:
- a CDS encoding excinuclease ABC subunit UvrC encodes MPTERTDFAVKLRDVPHKPGVYVMRDRLKKVIYVGKARDLRKRVGNYFMPSKKMTADPKTRALIDSIWDFEWHVVKSEAEAVLYEGRLIKEFRPKYNVSFRDDKRFLLVRVNLDEPYPRFGLTRLKKDDGARYFGPFAHSGALRTTLNAIRKRFGLRTCAPRVPDEGDYRHCSNDIIKNCSAPCIGRATQEDYRRRVDAACEFLEGQSTQMIEQVEAEMKAAAEKLDFEKAAQLRNLLDDLRTTRRPMTRYVHKALPSAIDPQSDLLALKDALGLERPPRIMECFDISNISATHIVASMVRFRAGVPDRANYRRFRIAGVRGQNDFASMAEVVRRRYARILREAATAAGEDAEFNQEGPYDAALRATENPKSKIQNPKFPGFPDLIIVDGGKGQLSSACTELQRLGLSAVPIIGLAKEFEEIYRPGQAMPIRLPAESGALKLLQRIRDEAHRFANGYHSLLLKRRISESRLDDIPGVSEARKKALLARFGSVARLKRATPEALAELPGISPRLAGEILAALAG; translated from the coding sequence ATGCCCACCGAGAGAACCGACTTTGCCGTGAAGCTGCGCGACGTCCCGCACAAGCCGGGCGTCTACGTGATGCGGGATCGCCTGAAGAAAGTGATCTACGTTGGGAAGGCCCGCGACCTCCGCAAGCGCGTGGGCAATTACTTCATGCCGTCGAAGAAGATGACGGCGGATCCCAAGACACGCGCCCTCATCGACAGCATCTGGGATTTCGAATGGCATGTCGTAAAAAGCGAGGCCGAGGCCGTGCTCTACGAAGGCCGGCTCATCAAGGAGTTCCGGCCGAAATACAACGTCAGCTTTCGCGACGACAAACGCTTCCTCCTCGTCCGCGTGAATCTCGACGAGCCCTATCCGCGCTTCGGCCTCACGCGGCTGAAAAAGGACGACGGCGCGCGTTACTTCGGCCCGTTCGCCCACAGCGGCGCCCTGCGCACCACGCTCAATGCCATTCGCAAGCGCTTCGGCCTGCGCACCTGTGCGCCGCGCGTGCCGGATGAGGGCGACTACCGCCATTGCAGCAACGACATCATCAAGAACTGCTCCGCGCCCTGCATCGGCCGGGCGACGCAGGAGGACTACCGGCGTCGCGTGGACGCGGCCTGCGAGTTTCTCGAGGGCCAGTCGACGCAGATGATCGAGCAGGTCGAAGCCGAGATGAAAGCCGCCGCCGAGAAACTCGATTTCGAAAAGGCCGCCCAGCTTCGCAACCTGCTCGACGACCTGCGCACCACCCGCCGGCCGATGACGCGCTACGTGCACAAGGCGCTGCCCAGTGCAATCGACCCGCAAAGCGACCTCCTCGCGCTCAAGGATGCCCTCGGCCTCGAGCGACCGCCGCGCATCATGGAATGCTTCGACATCTCGAACATCAGCGCCACGCACATCGTCGCCTCGATGGTGCGCTTCCGCGCCGGCGTTCCGGATCGCGCGAATTACCGCCGGTTTCGCATCGCCGGCGTGAGGGGCCAGAACGATTTCGCAAGCATGGCGGAAGTCGTCCGGCGCCGCTACGCACGCATTCTGCGGGAAGCCGCGACCGCCGCCGGGGAGGACGCCGAGTTCAACCAGGAAGGCCCTTACGACGCCGCGCTCCGAGCCACCGAGAATCCAAAATCCAAAATCCAAAATCCAAAATTTCCGGGCTTTCCCGATCTCATTATCGTCGACGGTGGCAAGGGCCAGCTGAGCAGTGCGTGCACGGAACTCCAGCGCCTCGGGCTCTCCGCGGTGCCAATCATTGGACTCGCCAAGGAATTTGAGGAGATTTACCGCCCCGGCCAGGCCATGCCGATCCGGCTGCCCGCGGAAAGCGGCGCCCTCAAGCTCCTCCAGCGCATCCGCGACGAGGCGCACCGCTTCGCGAATGGCTACCACAGCCTGCTGCTCAAGCGCCGCATCAGCGAAAGCCGCCTCGACGACATTCCCGGCGTGAGCGAGGCGCGCAAAAAGGCGCTCCTTGCCAGATTTGGCAGCGTCGCCCGGCTCAAACGCGCCACTCCCGAGGCCCTTGCCGAGCTCCCCGGCATCAGCCCGCGACTCGCCGGAGAAATTCTCGCCGCCCTCGCCGGCTGA
- a CDS encoding choice-of-anchor tandem repeat NxxGxxAF-containing protein, translating into MAVVLPAFGQAGASYDVVAFTGQPAPGGGQYSNFGLPKLGADGTVAFIDGIDAEFGTPRVVASFFGKPRLVAQAGQAAPESGMTYDSFSAVSVAFDGRVAFNGTTTGRGFSVGIFGENVSLALPTSFVDFGPAAFRAGNLVAIKGEQATGAESFAEVLGLVNGQGATTPLVEGQTLPGRSGNVLVRRIFQGSEGGADAYDSLAGTTVDANESGNVALKVLTTPGPSPTPFTVQNLYAGAPSALKRVATEGEPAPAMPGAYLNDLSPHPSIASDGHVAFSATIYDNSESSSTAVFAGFPGALQPIVRGGDAVPTTNGVTFHDVFGPAVVNETGDVIFKAVILYPNGGTREGIWIQRRSGGPVLIAANGVSLPTPSGNQVATSVDFAGPGTFNDLHQFVFRASFASGEGIYLADTRAVIPWVRVSYPRKPRDRVTKENSITIRGTAEDDTGIAKVEYTVQRDAKSRGKTRKKGKKVTFHKLAKGDKFWRFEVPLVMGINRISVTATDKLGNVSEPLVLRILRY; encoded by the coding sequence ATGGCGGTGGTTTTGCCGGCCTTTGGGCAGGCTGGGGCGAGCTATGACGTCGTGGCGTTTACCGGGCAGCCGGCGCCCGGTGGTGGGCAGTATTCGAATTTTGGGCTGCCGAAGCTCGGCGCGGATGGCACGGTGGCGTTCATCGACGGGATCGATGCCGAGTTCGGGACGCCTCGCGTGGTGGCCAGCTTCTTTGGAAAACCCCGACTGGTCGCCCAGGCGGGACAAGCTGCGCCGGAATCGGGCATGACTTACGACAGCTTCAGTGCGGTGTCGGTGGCCTTCGACGGGCGGGTGGCGTTCAATGGAACGACGACCGGACGCGGATTTTCCGTGGGGATTTTCGGGGAAAATGTCTCGCTGGCATTGCCGACGTCGTTCGTGGATTTTGGCCCGGCCGCGTTTCGCGCGGGGAATCTCGTGGCGATCAAGGGGGAACAGGCAACAGGTGCAGAGAGCTTCGCCGAAGTGCTTGGCTTGGTGAATGGCCAGGGAGCGACCACTCCGCTGGTCGAGGGACAGACGCTGCCCGGGCGCTCGGGAAACGTGCTGGTGCGGCGGATTTTTCAGGGCTCCGAGGGTGGCGCCGATGCCTACGATTCTCTTGCAGGGACGACGGTGGACGCGAACGAATCCGGCAATGTCGCATTGAAGGTGCTGACGACGCCCGGCCCGTCGCCCACGCCCTTCACGGTTCAGAATCTTTACGCGGGAGCGCCGAGTGCCCTGAAACGCGTGGCCACGGAGGGTGAACCGGCTCCCGCGATGCCGGGCGCTTATTTGAACGATCTCTCGCCCCATCCCTCGATCGCGTCGGACGGACACGTCGCCTTCAGCGCGACGATCTACGACAATAGCGAGAGTTCCTCGACGGCCGTTTTTGCGGGTTTTCCCGGGGCGTTGCAGCCCATCGTTCGGGGCGGCGACGCCGTGCCTACTACCAATGGGGTGACGTTTCACGACGTATTTGGGCCGGCGGTGGTCAACGAAACCGGCGACGTGATCTTCAAGGCGGTGATCCTTTATCCGAATGGCGGGACACGAGAGGGAATCTGGATCCAGCGTCGCTCGGGCGGTCCGGTCCTGATCGCGGCGAACGGCGTGTCTCTGCCGACGCCTTCCGGGAATCAGGTAGCCACGTCCGTGGATTTTGCCGGTCCCGGGACGTTCAATGACCTCCATCAATTTGTCTTCCGCGCGTCTTTTGCGAGCGGCGAGGGCATCTATCTCGCGGATACCCGTGCGGTGATCCCATGGGTGCGCGTCTCGTATCCCCGCAAGCCGCGGGATCGGGTCACGAAGGAGAATTCGATCACCATCCGCGGCACGGCCGAGGACGACACGGGAATCGCGAAGGTGGAATATACCGTCCAGCGCGACGCGAAGAGCCGCGGAAAGACTCGGAAGAAGGGCAAGAAAGTCACATTCCACAAGCTGGCGAAGGGCGACAAATTCTGGCGCTTCGAGGTGCCGCTCGTGATGGGGATCAATCGGATCTCCGTCACGGCGACCGATAAGCTCGGAAACGTCTCCGAGCCGCTCGTGCTGCGAATTCTTCGCTACTGA
- a CDS encoding PEP-CTERM sorting domain-containing protein: protein MAKVLPLFPFPMKNPLPTSKSLVRKPFVSLLSMGALCFSVMSGASAAPLLSEYFDYADGDLLTVSGGAWVLNSGSTPLNVSSGRAITTFANSQDDARAFTPVSSGSLYYGLTATVTAAPSANGSYFATLWDGETGAANDYFGRLQIAQGSTSTKFKLGIINDSGNAVVYSGAEFDLNTTVRIVVKFDFTTMTSTLWINPTGEGSSSVTDSVAAVFSTTVDGETSVPGGITTMGNILLRQASGIGTTAIDGLVVSTSFADVSAVPEPGMIALAALGIGALFLNSRRRRV from the coding sequence ATGGCAAAAGTGCTGCCCTTGTTTCCATTCCCAATGAAAAATCCGCTGCCCACTTCCAAATCGCTTGTTCGTAAGCCATTCGTTTCGCTCCTTTCCATGGGAGCGCTGTGTTTTTCCGTCATGAGTGGCGCTTCTGCGGCCCCATTGCTTTCGGAATATTTTGATTATGCGGATGGCGATCTTTTAACGGTTTCGGGAGGAGCATGGGTTCTCAATAGCGGCAGCACGCCTTTGAATGTATCGTCTGGTAGGGCAATCACGACTTTTGCGAATTCGCAAGATGATGCACGGGCGTTTACTCCGGTTAGTAGCGGATCTTTGTATTATGGCCTCACAGCCACGGTTACTGCTGCCCCCAGCGCGAACGGAAGTTATTTCGCCACACTTTGGGACGGTGAAACGGGGGCCGCGAATGACTATTTCGGTCGCTTGCAAATCGCCCAAGGTTCCACCTCTACGAAATTCAAGTTAGGAATCATCAACGACAGTGGAAACGCGGTCGTTTATTCCGGTGCGGAGTTTGATTTGAACACGACAGTTCGAATTGTCGTGAAATTCGATTTTACGACGATGACCTCCACGTTGTGGATTAATCCAACTGGTGAAGGCAGTTCGTCAGTGACCGATTCGGTAGCGGCTGTTTTTTCAACCACTGTCGATGGCGAGACCTCGGTTCCTGGAGGCATAACGACAATGGGAAATATCCTGCTACGACAAGCGAGTGGGATCGGCACGACGGCAATCGACGGTCTGGTTGTTTCTACCAGCTTTGCTGACGTGAGTGCGGTTCCGGAGCCGGGAATGATTGCGTTGGCTGCTTTGGGAATCGGTGCGCTTTTTCTGAACTCCCGTCGTCGTCGGGTTTAG
- a CDS encoding aspartate-semialdehyde dehydrogenase, translating into MSRQYHVAIVGATGAVGVEMLDVLARRKFPVGKLTLLASPRSAGKTLPFRGEDVPVQALGPDSFAGVDIALFSAGGGISKEYAPIAVKAGAVVVDNSSAFRMDDNVPLVVPEINGADVKHHEGIIANPNCTTAITLMALYPLHQKFRVKRVFASSYQAVSGAGAQAVEELRQQVNDIAAGVATKPEVFSHQIAFNVIPQVDSFLDSGYTKEEMKMQNEGRRIMHLPMFRASVTCVRVPVYRAHSVAVSAEFERPASVAAARKAIDAFPGIRVVDVPADRKYPVPLEVAGKDDCEVGRLRLDCAMENGLTFWVCGDQLLKGAALNAVQIAELI; encoded by the coding sequence ATGAGCAGGCAGTATCATGTGGCGATCGTCGGGGCAACCGGCGCGGTGGGAGTGGAAATGCTCGACGTGCTCGCGCGTCGCAAATTCCCCGTCGGCAAGCTCACCCTGCTCGCTTCGCCCCGTTCCGCGGGCAAAACCCTGCCATTCCGCGGCGAAGACGTCCCCGTGCAAGCGCTCGGGCCCGATTCGTTTGCCGGCGTCGACATCGCGCTCTTCAGCGCGGGCGGCGGCATCTCGAAGGAATATGCCCCGATCGCCGTGAAGGCCGGGGCCGTGGTGGTCGACAATTCGTCCGCCTTCCGCATGGACGACAATGTTCCGCTCGTCGTGCCCGAGATCAACGGCGCCGACGTGAAGCATCACGAGGGGATTATCGCGAATCCGAACTGCACGACCGCCATCACGCTCATGGCGCTCTACCCGCTGCATCAGAAGTTCCGGGTGAAGCGCGTCTTCGCGTCCAGCTACCAGGCCGTGTCCGGCGCCGGTGCCCAGGCCGTGGAAGAACTGCGCCAGCAGGTGAACGATATCGCCGCCGGCGTCGCGACGAAGCCCGAGGTTTTCTCCCATCAGATCGCCTTCAACGTCATCCCGCAGGTCGACTCGTTCCTCGACTCCGGCTACACGAAGGAAGAGATGAAGATGCAGAACGAAGGCCGGCGCATCATGCACCTGCCGATGTTCCGCGCCTCGGTGACCTGCGTGCGCGTGCCGGTTTACCGGGCGCATTCCGTGGCGGTGAGCGCCGAGTTCGAGCGTCCCGCCAGCGTAGCCGCCGCGCGCAAGGCCATCGACGCATTTCCCGGCATCCGGGTCGTCGACGTGCCAGCGGATCGCAAGTATCCCGTGCCGCTCGAAGTCGCCGGCAAGGACGACTGCGAAGTCGGTCGCCTGCGCCTCGATTGCGCGATGGAAAACGGCCTGACCTTCTGGGTCTGCGGCGACCAGCTCCTCAAAGGCGCCGCGCTCAACGCCGTGCAGATTGCGGAGCTGATTTGA
- a CDS encoding L,D-transpeptidase yields the protein MSIADSASGQSAFSIRVSVPEQRLDLLEDETIVATYPVSTSKYGLGSEPGSYRTPTGQFVIGEMIGGDAPAWTAFKGRQPVGIFSATDDDEDGILSRILWLSGLEPQNANTRDRYVYIHGTNQEALIGTPASHGCVRMRNADVIDLYGRVRPGTPVHILA from the coding sequence ATGTCTATCGCAGATTCCGCTTCGGGCCAATCGGCATTTTCCATTCGGGTGAGCGTGCCGGAGCAACGGCTCGACCTGCTCGAGGACGAAACCATCGTGGCAACCTATCCCGTCTCAACCTCGAAATACGGGCTCGGCTCCGAGCCGGGAAGCTACCGGACGCCCACGGGCCAATTCGTCATCGGAGAGATGATCGGCGGCGATGCGCCGGCGTGGACGGCGTTCAAAGGGCGACAGCCGGTCGGGATTTTTTCCGCCACGGATGACGACGAGGACGGCATCCTTTCCCGCATCCTCTGGCTCAGCGGACTCGAGCCGCAGAATGCGAACACGCGCGACCGCTACGTCTACATCCACGGGACGAACCAGGAGGCACTGATCGGCACGCCCGCGAGCCACGGATGCGTGCGGATGCGGAACGCCGACGTGATCGACCTCTACGGCCGGGTGCGCCCCGGGACGCCGGTGCACATTCTCGCCTGA